Proteins encoded within one genomic window of Solibaculum mannosilyticum:
- a CDS encoding TetR/AcrR family transcriptional regulator: MSRNKYPEVTVERILAAAKKLFLEKGYDKTTIPDIVAELGDLTKGAVYHHFKSKEEIMDALGDKMFFDNNPFDTVKKRTDLNGLQKIREVIKLAHAVPDSEELTIEALPLLKNPRILAGMIESDQKIFVPLWQKLIEEGVADGSIHTQYPRELASLLQMLTGIWLMPSVYPADKGELLHRFLFTADILEKAGLPLVDDELLEMARNVFTKWEKSLP, translated from the coding sequence ATGTCGAGGAATAAGTATCCGGAAGTTACCGTTGAGAGAATTTTAGCTGCAGCTAAAAAGCTGTTTTTAGAAAAGGGATATGACAAAACTACCATCCCGGATATCGTGGCAGAGCTTGGGGATCTGACCAAAGGGGCAGTATACCACCATTTTAAATCCAAGGAAGAAATTATGGACGCTCTTGGGGATAAGATGTTTTTTGATAACAACCCTTTTGATACTGTCAAAAAAAGAACCGATCTAAACGGACTCCAAAAAATCCGTGAAGTCATTAAGCTGGCTCATGCCGTCCCTGATTCAGAGGAACTCACCATTGAGGCATTGCCTCTTTTAAAAAATCCTCGCATATTGGCTGGGATGATCGAATCTGATCAAAAGATCTTCGTCCCACTGTGGCAAAAGCTCATCGAAGAGGGTGTTGCCGATGGATCGATCCATACTCAATATCCTCGGGAATTAGCCAGTCTGCTGCAAATGCTCACTGGAATATGGTTAATGCCCTCTGTCTACCCCGCGGATAAAGGAGAGTTGCTGCACCGATTCCTTTTTACAGCGGACATACTGGAAAAAGCCGGCCTTCCATTAGTAGACGATGAACTGCTTGAAATGGCACGTAACGTATTTACAAAATGGGAAAAATCATTGCCTTGA
- a CDS encoding MerR family transcriptional regulator, translated as MTIKEVSEKYHISQDTLRYYERIGMIPAVSRTAGGIRDYQEKDLNWVELAICMRSAGLPIEAMIEYVKLYQMGDSTFAARLQLLQEQRENLLEQRKQIDATLDRLNYKIARYQKAIETGKLTWEET; from the coding sequence TTGACAATTAAGGAAGTCAGTGAGAAGTATCATATTTCCCAGGATACTCTTCGCTATTACGAACGAATTGGGATGATTCCAGCAGTTTCCCGGACGGCCGGCGGCATCCGGGACTATCAAGAAAAAGATCTCAACTGGGTGGAACTAGCCATTTGCATGAGGAGTGCAGGCTTGCCTATAGAGGCGATGATTGAATACGTCAAGCTCTATCAGATGGGTGACTCCACCTTTGCCGCACGGCTCCAGCTTCTGCAGGAGCAAAGAGAAAATCTATTGGAACAGAGAAAGCAAATTGATGCAACTCTCGATCGTCTAAACTATAAGATCGCCCGGTATCAAAAGGCAATTGAAACAGGAAAGTTAACATGGGAGGAAACGTAA
- a CDS encoding 1-deoxy-D-xylulose-5-phosphate synthase, protein MILETINQPADVKKLNEEQLVLLAQEMRRALLTRLAKHGGHFGPNFGMVEATIALHYVFDSPKDKIVFDVSHQSYPHKMLTGRKDAYLYEEHYDDVSGYSNPHESEHDHFIVGHTSTSVSLACGLAKARDLRGESGNVIAVIGDGSLSGGEALEGLDFASELKGNLIVVVNDNDMSIAENHGGLYGNLKLLRETNGKAECNLFKAMGLEYRYVGDGNDVSTLIAAFQQVKDCTSPVVVHINTQKGKGYAPAEENKENWHYCGPFDVNTGSPLDSFDEEDYSSVTAQYLLKKMKKDPTVVAITSGTPAVFGFTEEKRKEAGGQFVDVGIAEETAVALASGIAAGGGKPVYGVYSTFIQRTFDQLSQDLCINNSPATIVTFAGSVYGMNDVTHLGIYDIPMMANIPNLVYLAPTTKEEYLAMLEWSLEQTEHPVAIRLPGGVMASDGKAVTKDFSELDRYEITQKGSKVAVIGLGTFYALGQKAAEKIAQKIGTIPTVVNPYYITGVDKPLLEELKREHEVVITLEDGILDGGFGEKIARFYGDSDIKVLNFGLKKEFLDRFDVQEILKQNHLTAEQIAEDVVQLL, encoded by the coding sequence ATGATTCTTGAAACAATCAATCAACCTGCTGATGTAAAAAAATTAAATGAGGAGCAGCTAGTCCTTTTGGCCCAAGAAATGCGGCGGGCACTGCTGACAAGATTGGCAAAACACGGAGGTCATTTCGGCCCCAATTTTGGTATGGTGGAAGCTACTATTGCGCTGCATTATGTATTTGATTCCCCAAAAGATAAGATTGTGTTTGACGTATCCCACCAATCCTATCCCCACAAAATGCTGACCGGAAGAAAAGACGCTTATCTTTATGAGGAGCATTACGACGATGTATCAGGCTACAGCAATCCTCATGAAAGTGAACACGATCACTTCATCGTGGGTCATACCTCGACCTCTGTCAGCCTTGCCTGTGGACTGGCAAAAGCAAGAGACTTAAGAGGGGAAAGTGGAAATGTAATCGCTGTGATTGGCGACGGTTCATTGAGCGGCGGCGAAGCGCTGGAAGGACTGGATTTTGCATCTGAGCTAAAAGGAAATTTGATTGTAGTGGTCAACGACAACGATATGTCCATTGCAGAAAATCACGGCGGCCTTTACGGTAATTTAAAGCTGTTGCGTGAGACAAATGGAAAAGCAGAGTGCAATCTGTTTAAAGCTATGGGACTGGAATATCGGTATGTCGGGGACGGAAATGATGTTTCTACCTTGATTGCCGCGTTCCAACAGGTTAAGGATTGTACATCACCTGTGGTGGTGCACATCAATACCCAAAAGGGAAAAGGATATGCTCCAGCGGAGGAAAATAAGGAAAACTGGCATTATTGCGGTCCATTCGATGTGAATACGGGCAGTCCTCTGGACTCTTTTGATGAGGAGGATTATTCCAGTGTAACGGCCCAGTATCTTTTGAAGAAGATGAAAAAAGATCCGACAGTAGTGGCCATTACATCAGGGACGCCGGCGGTATTCGGCTTCACAGAGGAAAAGAGAAAAGAAGCCGGAGGACAGTTTGTAGACGTAGGTATTGCAGAGGAGACGGCAGTTGCTTTGGCATCCGGTATCGCAGCAGGTGGAGGAAAACCTGTCTATGGTGTGTACAGTACCTTCATTCAGAGAACCTTCGACCAACTCTCTCAGGATCTCTGCATCAACAACAGTCCGGCTACCATCGTCACCTTTGCAGGTTCTGTGTATGGGATGAACGATGTGACCCATCTTGGCATCTATGATATTCCCATGATGGCCAATATCCCTAATCTGGTTTATCTGGCGCCCACCACCAAAGAAGAATATCTCGCTATGCTGGAATGGAGCCTGGAACAAACGGAGCATCCGGTTGCCATTCGTTTGCCCGGCGGAGTCATGGCCTCCGATGGGAAAGCTGTTACGAAAGATTTTAGTGAACTGGATCGTTATGAAATCACTCAAAAGGGAAGTAAAGTAGCGGTGATCGGCCTCGGTACATTTTATGCTTTAGGTCAAAAGGCAGCCGAGAAGATCGCGCAAAAAATCGGGACAATTCCTACTGTTGTCAATCCCTACTATATTACCGGTGTGGATAAGCCATTGCTGGAGGAATTAAAAAGAGAGCATGAAGTGGTGATCACCCTGGAGGACGGCATTTTAGACGGTGGATTTGGCGAGAAGATCGCCAGATTCTATGGAGATTCCGATATCAAGGTACTCAACTTCGGACTAAAGAAGGAGTTTTTAGATCGCTTTGATGTGCAGGAAA